A genome region from Cucurbita pepo subsp. pepo cultivar mu-cu-16 chromosome LG02, ASM280686v2, whole genome shotgun sequence includes the following:
- the LOC111787772 gene encoding ESCRT-related protein CHMP1B-like, translating to MGNTEKLLNQIMELKFTAKSLQRQARKCEKEEKSEKLKIKKAMEKGNMDGARIYAENAIRKRTEQMNYLRLASRLDAVVARLDTQAKMSTINKAMGSIVKSLESTLATGNLQKMSETMDQFEKQFVNMEVQAEFMENAMAGSTSLSTPEGEVNSLMQQVADDYGLEVSVGLPQPAGHAVPTRETEKIDEDDLTRRLAELKARG from the coding sequence ATGGGTAATACGGAGAAATTGTTGAACCAGATAATGGAATTGAAGTTCACGGCGAAATCCCTGCAGCGCCAAGCGAGAAAGTGTGAGAAGGAGGAGAAATCCGAGAAGCTCAAGATCAAGAAGGCTATGGAGAAGGGAAACATGGACGGGGCACGAATTTATGCCGAGAACGCGATCCGGAAGCGTACGGAGCAGATGAATTATCTCCGGCTCGCTTCGCGGCTCGATGCGGTCGTGGCTCGTCTCGATACGCAGGCGAAGATGTCCACTATAAACAAGGCTATGGGCTCGATCGTCAAATCCTTGGAAAGTACTTTGGCGACTGGTAATCTGCAGAAGATGTCGGAGACCATGGATCAATTTGAGAAGCAGTTTGTGAACATGGAGGTCCAAGCTGAGTTTATGGAGAATGCGATGGCAGGTTCGACTTCTCTGTCGACTCCAGAGGGAGAGGTTAATAGTTTGATGCAACAAGTGGCCGACGACTATGGATTGGAGGTTTCTGTGGGTCTTCCCCAGCCGGCAGGTCACGCTGTGCCGACCAGGGAGACCGAGAAAATCGACGAGGACGACTTGACAAGGCGGCTTGCTGAGCTTAAGGCCAGAGGGTAA
- the LOC111787773 gene encoding NADP-specific glutamate dehydrogenase-like isoform X2, translated as MLLPVGGLGMNTSMDDMNLIQQAQRHHLVVRELGEEIDLEIGPGDDDPSFASTPIIGGPAREPSAEDHDESKHVVLISQLSNDDQDMSKTQPAKRKKKVVKRWREEWADTYKWAYVDVKDGTARIFCSVCKEYGRKHRRNPYGNEGSRNMQMSALEEHNNSLLHKEALRLQMASKDKIIVDKPIYVKALMSKTAGSIIEAALKRDPHEVEFIQAVQEAVHALERVIAKNAHYVNIMERLLEPERMVLFRVPWVDDRGETHVNRGFRVQFNQALGPCRGGLRFHPLMNLSIAKFLGFEQTLKNALSPYKLGGAAGGSDFDPRGKSDNEDLPSEEMGVGTREMGYLFGQYRRLAGHFEGSFTGPRIFWSGSSLRTEATGYGLVFFAQLILADMNKELKGLRCVVSGSGKIAMHVLEKLIAYGALPITVSDSKGYLVDEDGFDYVKISFLRDIKAQQRSLRDYSKTYARSKYYDEAKPWNERCDVAFPCAYHNEIDQADAINLINSGCRILIEGSNMPCTPEAVDVLRKANILIAPAMAAGAGGVVAGELELNHACNLMHWSPEDFESKLQEAMKQTYQRALKAAADFGYQKESPEALVHGAVISAFLSVAQAMTDQGCV; from the exons ATGTTGCTACCGGTTGGTGGATTAGGCATGAATACCTCAATGGATGATATGAACTTGATTCAGCAGGCACAGAGGCATCACTTGGTAGTTCGAGAGCTTGGAGAAGAGATTGATTTGGAAATTGGACCTGGAGATGACGACCCCTCATTTGCTAGCACTCCTATAATAGGTGGACCAGCACGAGAACCATCTGCAGAAGATCATGATGAGAGTAAGCATGTGGTATTGATTTCTCAACTTTCCAATGATGATCAAGATATGTCAAAGACACAACCagccaaaaggaaaaagaaggttGTGAAAAGATGGAGGGAGGAATGGGCTGATACATATAAATGGGCTTATGTTGATGTGAAGGATGGAACTGCCAGGATCTTTTGTTCTGTTTGTAAGGAGTATGGCCGGAAGCACAGGAGAAATCCTTATGGAAATGAAGGCAGCCGAAACATGCAGATGAGTGCACTTGAAGAACACAACAACAGTCTACTTCATAAAGAGGCTCTTCGGCTTCAGATGGCCTCCAAGGACAAGATTATTGTTGATAAACCTATTTATGTAAAAG CTCTCATGTCAAAAACTGCTGGATCGATCATTGAAGCTGCACTAAAAAGGGATCCTCATGAAGTTGAGTTCATACAAGCAGTACAAGAAGCAGTACATGCCTTAGAAAGGGTTATTGCAAAAAATGCTCA CTATGTCAACATTATGGAGCGCTTATTAGAACCTGAACGCATGGTTCTTTTCCGAGTTCCATGGGTCGATGACAGAGGTGAGACACATGTCAATCGAGGCTTTCGAGTTCAATTTAACCAGGCTTTGGGCCCTTGTAGGGGTGGTCTTCGTTTTCATCCATTGATGAACTTAAGCATCGCCAAGTTTCTTGGTTTTGAACAG ACTTTAAAAAATGCATTATCACCCTACAAATTAGGAGGGGCAGCAGGTGGAAGTGATTTTGATCCAAGGGGAAAAAGTGATAATGAG GACCTTCCTTCTGAGGAGATGGGTGTTGGTACGCGAGAAATGGGATATCTTTTTGGACAATATCGACGGTTAGCAGGTCATTTTGAG GGAAGTTTTACAGGACCGAGGATATTTTGGTCTGGGTCTAGCCTCCGAACAGAAGCTACTGGATATGGTCTG GTTTTCTTTGCACAGCTTATACTTGCAGACATGAATAAAGAACTCAAAGGATTAAG ATGTGTTGTAAGCGGTTCTGGGAAGATTGCGATGCATGTCCTTGAAAAGCTTATTGCTTATGGTGCCCTCCCCATTACTGTCTCAG ATTCAAAGGGATATTTAGTGGATGAAGATGGATTCGACTACGTGAAGATATCCTTTTTGAGAGACATCAAGGCTCAGCAGAGAAGTTTAAG GGACTATTCAAAGACTTATGCTCGATCTAAGTATTATGATGAAGCTAAACCTTGGAATGAAAGGTGTGATGTTGCGTTTCCTTGTGCTTACCATAATGAAATTGATCAAGCCGATGCCATAAACCTGATTAATTCTGGCTGTCGTATTCTAATAGAAG GTTCAAATATGCCCTGTACTCCTGAGGCTGTTGATGTGCTAAGAAAAGCTAATATTCTCATTGCTCCTGCAATGGCTGCAGGTGCTGGAGGG GTTGTTGCTGGAGAACTTGAATTAAACCATGCATGTAATTTGATGCATTGGTCTCCGGAGGACTTCGAATCTAAACTGCAG GAAGCTATGAAACAGACTTATCAGAGGGCCCTCAAAGCAGCAGCTGATTTTGGTTACCAAAAAGAGAGTCCCGA GGCTCTTGTTCACGGAGCAGTCATTTCTGCTTTTCTGAGTGTTGCTCAAGCTATGACTGATCAAGGTTGTGTATAA
- the LOC111788595 gene encoding IAA-amino acid hydrolase ILR1-like 4 encodes MASLRWVSWILIAHLFVSTSVHSDSSSNSENLAEIPIKFLQFAKEPELFDWMVGIRRKIHENPELGYEEFETSKLIRAELDKLGISYKYPVAGTGVIGFVGSGQPPFVAVRADMDALAMQELVEWEHKSKVPGKMHACGHDAHVAMVLGAAKILQKHSEELKGTVVLVFQPAEEGGGGAKKIIEAGVLDNIQAIFGLHIAHNIPLGEVAARPGPMLAGSGFFEAVISGKGGHAAIPQHSIDPLLAASNVIVSLQHLVSREADPLDSQVVTVAKFQGGGAFNVIPDSVTIGGTFRAFLKDSLVQLKQRIKEVITGQASVHRCNATVDFFENEKPIFPPTVNDKELHEHFQNVAGDMLGIDKVEDMQPLMGSEDFSFYQDLIPGYFFFLGMENETSGRLDSVHSPYFRINEDALPYGAALHASLATRYLLELQPQVTSLEEKRHDEL; translated from the exons ATGGCTTCCCTCAGGTGGGTTTCTTGGATTTTGATCGCccatttgtttgtttcaacTTCTGTGCACTCAGATTCTTCGTCGAACTCAGAGAATCTTGCAGAAATTCCTATTAAGTTCCTCCAATTTGCTAAGGAGCCAGAGCTGTTTGATTGGATGGTGGGAATCCGGAGGAAAATTCACGAGAACCCAGAACTTGGTTATGAGGAATTCGAGACCAGTAAGCTGATTCGAGCAGAATTAGATAAATTGGGCATATCTTATAAATACCCAGTTGCCGGTACTGGAGTCATCGGCTTTGTTGGTTCTGGTCAGCCCCCCTTTGTGGCCGTTCGAGCAGATATGGATGCTCTTGCTATGCAG GAACTGGTGGAGTGGGAGCATAAGAGTAAGGTTCCTGGGAAGATGCACGCTTGTGGTCATGATGCTCATGTTGCGATGGTCTTAGGTGCTGCAAAGATCCTTCAAAAGCACAGTGAGGAGTTGAAG GGAACAGTTGTCCTGGTTTTCCAACCAGCTGAAGAAGGAGGTGGAGGTGCCAAGAAAATTATAGAAGCTGGAGTGTTGGATAATATCCAGGCTATCTTCGGGTTGCATATTGCTCATAATATACCTCTGGGTGAAGTGGCTGCACGACCAGGACCCATGTTGGCTGGAAGCGGCTTCTTTGAAGCAGTAATCAGTGGAAAAGGAGGCCATGCCGCCATTCCTCAGCATTCTATAGACCCACTTTTGGCTGCTTCTAACGTGATTGTGAGCTTACAACATCTTGTTTCAAGGGAAGCTGATCCACTAGATTCACAG GTAGTAACAGTTGCTAAGTTCCAAGGAGGTGGCGCATTCAATGTAATTCCAGATTCTGTTACCATAGGTGGCACTTTCCGAGCTTTCTTGAAGGATAGCCTGGTCCAACTTAAGCAACGTATTAAAGAG GTTATCACTGGACAAGCTTCCGTGCATAGGTGCAATGCGACAGTCGATTTTTTCGAGAATGAGAAACCTATTTTCCCTCCAACTGTGAATGATAAAGAGTTGCATGAACACTTCCAAAATGTTGCAGGAGATATGCTTGGCATTGATAAGGTCGAGGATATGCAACCACTTATGGGATCTGAAGATTTTTCGTTTTACCAAGACTTGATTCCGGGGTACTTCTTCTTCCTTGGAATGGAGAACGAGACATCGGGTCGGCTCGATTCTGTGCACTCCCCTTACTTTCGTATCAACGAAGACGCACTCCCTTACGGTGCAGCTCTTCATGCATCATTGGCTACAAGATATCTTCTTGAGCTCCAGCCACAAGTTACTTCGTTGGAAGAAAAACGACACGACGAATTGTAA
- the LOC111789245 gene encoding transcription factor bHLH87-like, protein MDDLLWNGSWNNGEDDGCKESLLFSDGSSRCSSPLLQELQTVARILGLSEIETPTPEMRAVELAVDPKSWPAGASSGGLLLEELENDKGIGVSPSSSNNYETESSDRDQIMSRMKEMIYHAAVFRPVNLGIETVEKKKKRRNVKMSKELQTVAARKRREKISEKIRVLQRLVPGGSKMDTASMLDEAASYLKFLRAQIKALEGNGYKLGSNCTSFNPTIFPSNAYFPL, encoded by the exons ATGGATGATTTGCTTTGGAATGGCTCATGGAACAACGGAGAAGACGACGGTTGCAAAGAAAGCCTGCTTTTCTCAGACGGCTCGAGTCGTTGTTCGAGTCCTCTATTACAAGAGCTTCAAACAGTTGCAAGAATCTTGGGGTTGTCGGAGATCGAAACTCCGACGCCGGAGATGAGGGCGGTGGAACTGGCTGTGGATCCCAAGTCATGGCCGGCGGGAGCTAGCTCCGGTGGACTTCTGTTGGAAGAGCTTGAAAATGACAAag GAATTGGGGTATCTCCATCATCTTCAAACAACTACGAAACCGAGTCTAGTGATCGAGATCAAATCATGTCACGAATGAAGGAAATGATATATCATGCAGCGGTGTTTCGCCCGGTGAACTTAGGGATAGAGacggtggagaagaagaagaagaggaggaacGTCAAGATGTCGAAGGAACTGCAGACGGTGGCGGCGAGAAAACGAAGGGAGAAGATAAGcgagaaaattagggttttgcaGAGGTTGGTTCCTGGTGGGAGCAAAATGGACACTGCCTCCATGCTTGATGAGGCTGCAAGCTACCTCAAGTTCCTTAGAGCACAAATCAAAGCACTAGAAGGCAATGGCTACAAACTTGGCTCAAATTGCACCTCCTTCAACCCCActatttttccttcaaatgCTTATTTTCCTTTATAA
- the LOC111789083 gene encoding uncharacterized protein LOC111789083 encodes MEDGKDFGAVVRVNHIRYPTMRLLQFFLMFIVFGLGVSIISMNTIRYFGVRSAAPVVSSVNIIQPRLEEPSGIDSWIRAPSNLLHSMSDQELLWRASFVPQVKEYPFKRVRKIAFMFLTKGPLPMAPLWQRFFKGHEGLYSIYVHTTPSYIADFPSSSVFYGRQIPSQVAEWGEMNMCDAERRLVANALLDISNEWFILLSESCIPLHSFTIVYRYIARSRYSFVDSFDEQGPHGRGRYNRNMAPEINLTDWRKGYQWFEVNRELAVQIVKDTKYYPLFKEFCRPACYVDEHYFQTMLSIESSNLLANRSLTFVDWSRGGAHPATFGKYDITEEFFKKIFEGKTCLYNDQPSSLCFLFARKFAPSALDRLLEVAEKVMGF; translated from the exons ATGGAGGACGGGAAGGATTTTGGTGCTGTAGTTAGAGTTAATCATATCAGATATCCTACAATGAGGTTGTTGCAGTTCTTCTTGATGTTCATAGTATTTGGTCTTGGGGTTTCAATTATTAGTATGAATACTATTAGATATTTTGGAGTTCGAAGTGCTGCCCCTGTAGTATCATCAGTCAATATCATTCAGCCTCGTTTGGAAGAGCCAAGTGGCATTGATAGTTGGATTAGGGCGCCTTCAAATCTTCTTCATAGCATGAGTGATCAGGAGCTGCTATGGCGGGCTTCCTTTGTTCCTCAAGTTAAGGAGTATCCCTTCAAGAGAGTTCGCAAAATTGCCTTTATGTTCTTGACGAAAGGGCCTTTGCCTATGGCCCCTCTTTGGCAACGGTTCTTCAAGGGTCACGAGGGGCTATATTCCATTTATGTTCATACCACCCCATCGTACATTGCCGACTTCCCGTCGTCATCTGTGTTTTATGGAAGACAGATCCCAAGTCAG GTTGCAGAGTGGGGCGAAATGAATATGTGTGATGCAGAGAGGAGACTGGTAGCTAATGCATTGCTCGATATCTCCAATGAATGGTTCATTCTCCTGTCCGAGTCTTGCATCCCTCTCCACAGCTTTACCATAGTCTACCGCTACATTGCAAGATCCCGCTACAGCTTTGTGGATTCATTCGACGAGCAAGGACCCCATGGAAGAGGACGCTACAACAGAAACATGGCACCTGAGATTAACCTCACTGACTGGCGCAAGGGCTACCAATGGTTCGAAGTCAATCGCGAACTTGCAGTTCAGATAGTTAAAGATACGAAATACTACCCTCTGTTTAAAGAGTTTTGCAGACCAGCATGTTATGTGGACGAGCACTACTTCCAAACAATGTTGAGCATCGAGTCGTCAAATCTTCTCGCAAACAGAAGCCTTACGTTTGTGGACTGGTCCAGGGGTGGAGCTCATCCTGCTACATTTGGGAAGTATGATATCACAGAAGAGttctttaagaaaatttttgaAGGCAAGACTTGTCTTTACAATGATCAGCCTTCTTCTCTGTGCTTTCTTTTTGCTAGAAAATTTGCTCCAAGTGCTTTAGATCGTTTATTAGAAGTAGCTGAAAAGGTTATGGGGTTTTGA
- the LOC111787773 gene encoding NADP-specific glutamate dehydrogenase-like isoform X3, which translates to MLLPVGGLGMNTSMDDMNLIQQAQRHHLVVRELGEEIDLEIGPGDDDPSFASTPIIGGPAREPSAEDHDESKHVVLISQLSNDDQDMSKTQPAKRKKKVVKRWREEWADTYKWAYVDVKDGTARIFCSVCKEYGRKHRRNPYGNEGSRNMQMSALEEHNNSLLHKEALRLQMASKDKIIVDKPIYVKALMSKTAGSIIEAALKRDPHEVEFIQAVQEAVHALERVIAKNAHYVNIMERLLEPERMVLFRVPWVDDRGETHVNRGFRVQFNQALGPCRGGLRFHPLMNLSIAKFLGFEQTLKNALSPYKLGGAAGGSDFDPRGKSDNEIMRFCQSFINEIYRYLGPDKDLPSEEMGVGTREMGYLFGQYRRLAGHFEGSFTGPRIFWSGSSLRTEATGYGLVFFAQLILADMNKELKGLRCVVSGSGKIAMHVLEKLIAYGALPITVSDSKGYLVDEDGFDYVKISFLRDIKAQQRSLRDYSKTYARSKYYDEAKPWNERCDVAFPCAYHNEIDQADAINLINSGCRILIEGSNMPCTPEAVDVLRKANILIAPAMAAGCCWRT; encoded by the exons ATGTTGCTACCGGTTGGTGGATTAGGCATGAATACCTCAATGGATGATATGAACTTGATTCAGCAGGCACAGAGGCATCACTTGGTAGTTCGAGAGCTTGGAGAAGAGATTGATTTGGAAATTGGACCTGGAGATGACGACCCCTCATTTGCTAGCACTCCTATAATAGGTGGACCAGCACGAGAACCATCTGCAGAAGATCATGATGAGAGTAAGCATGTGGTATTGATTTCTCAACTTTCCAATGATGATCAAGATATGTCAAAGACACAACCagccaaaaggaaaaagaaggttGTGAAAAGATGGAGGGAGGAATGGGCTGATACATATAAATGGGCTTATGTTGATGTGAAGGATGGAACTGCCAGGATCTTTTGTTCTGTTTGTAAGGAGTATGGCCGGAAGCACAGGAGAAATCCTTATGGAAATGAAGGCAGCCGAAACATGCAGATGAGTGCACTTGAAGAACACAACAACAGTCTACTTCATAAAGAGGCTCTTCGGCTTCAGATGGCCTCCAAGGACAAGATTATTGTTGATAAACCTATTTATGTAAAAG CTCTCATGTCAAAAACTGCTGGATCGATCATTGAAGCTGCACTAAAAAGGGATCCTCATGAAGTTGAGTTCATACAAGCAGTACAAGAAGCAGTACATGCCTTAGAAAGGGTTATTGCAAAAAATGCTCA CTATGTCAACATTATGGAGCGCTTATTAGAACCTGAACGCATGGTTCTTTTCCGAGTTCCATGGGTCGATGACAGAGGTGAGACACATGTCAATCGAGGCTTTCGAGTTCAATTTAACCAGGCTTTGGGCCCTTGTAGGGGTGGTCTTCGTTTTCATCCATTGATGAACTTAAGCATCGCCAAGTTTCTTGGTTTTGAACAG ACTTTAAAAAATGCATTATCACCCTACAAATTAGGAGGGGCAGCAGGTGGAAGTGATTTTGATCCAAGGGGAAAAAGTGATAATGAG ATTATGCGCTTTTGTCAAAGTTTCATAAACGAGATATATCGCTACTTAGGCCCTGATAAG GACCTTCCTTCTGAGGAGATGGGTGTTGGTACGCGAGAAATGGGATATCTTTTTGGACAATATCGACGGTTAGCAGGTCATTTTGAG GGAAGTTTTACAGGACCGAGGATATTTTGGTCTGGGTCTAGCCTCCGAACAGAAGCTACTGGATATGGTCTG GTTTTCTTTGCACAGCTTATACTTGCAGACATGAATAAAGAACTCAAAGGATTAAG ATGTGTTGTAAGCGGTTCTGGGAAGATTGCGATGCATGTCCTTGAAAAGCTTATTGCTTATGGTGCCCTCCCCATTACTGTCTCAG ATTCAAAGGGATATTTAGTGGATGAAGATGGATTCGACTACGTGAAGATATCCTTTTTGAGAGACATCAAGGCTCAGCAGAGAAGTTTAAG GGACTATTCAAAGACTTATGCTCGATCTAAGTATTATGATGAAGCTAAACCTTGGAATGAAAGGTGTGATGTTGCGTTTCCTTGTGCTTACCATAATGAAATTGATCAAGCCGATGCCATAAACCTGATTAATTCTGGCTGTCGTATTCTAATAGAAG GTTCAAATATGCCCTGTACTCCTGAGGCTGTTGATGTGCTAAGAAAAGCTAATATTCTCATTGCTCCTGCAATGGCTGCAG GTTGTTGCTGGAGAACTTGA
- the LOC111787773 gene encoding NADP-specific glutamate dehydrogenase-like isoform X1 — translation MLLPVGGLGMNTSMDDMNLIQQAQRHHLVVRELGEEIDLEIGPGDDDPSFASTPIIGGPAREPSAEDHDESKHVVLISQLSNDDQDMSKTQPAKRKKKVVKRWREEWADTYKWAYVDVKDGTARIFCSVCKEYGRKHRRNPYGNEGSRNMQMSALEEHNNSLLHKEALRLQMASKDKIIVDKPIYVKALMSKTAGSIIEAALKRDPHEVEFIQAVQEAVHALERVIAKNAHYVNIMERLLEPERMVLFRVPWVDDRGETHVNRGFRVQFNQALGPCRGGLRFHPLMNLSIAKFLGFEQTLKNALSPYKLGGAAGGSDFDPRGKSDNEIMRFCQSFINEIYRYLGPDKDLPSEEMGVGTREMGYLFGQYRRLAGHFEGSFTGPRIFWSGSSLRTEATGYGLVFFAQLILADMNKELKGLRCVVSGSGKIAMHVLEKLIAYGALPITVSDSKGYLVDEDGFDYVKISFLRDIKAQQRSLRDYSKTYARSKYYDEAKPWNERCDVAFPCAYHNEIDQADAINLINSGCRILIEGSNMPCTPEAVDVLRKANILIAPAMAAGAGGVVAGELELNHACNLMHWSPEDFESKLQEAMKQTYQRALKAAADFGYQKESPEALVHGAVISAFLSVAQAMTDQGCV, via the exons ATGTTGCTACCGGTTGGTGGATTAGGCATGAATACCTCAATGGATGATATGAACTTGATTCAGCAGGCACAGAGGCATCACTTGGTAGTTCGAGAGCTTGGAGAAGAGATTGATTTGGAAATTGGACCTGGAGATGACGACCCCTCATTTGCTAGCACTCCTATAATAGGTGGACCAGCACGAGAACCATCTGCAGAAGATCATGATGAGAGTAAGCATGTGGTATTGATTTCTCAACTTTCCAATGATGATCAAGATATGTCAAAGACACAACCagccaaaaggaaaaagaaggttGTGAAAAGATGGAGGGAGGAATGGGCTGATACATATAAATGGGCTTATGTTGATGTGAAGGATGGAACTGCCAGGATCTTTTGTTCTGTTTGTAAGGAGTATGGCCGGAAGCACAGGAGAAATCCTTATGGAAATGAAGGCAGCCGAAACATGCAGATGAGTGCACTTGAAGAACACAACAACAGTCTACTTCATAAAGAGGCTCTTCGGCTTCAGATGGCCTCCAAGGACAAGATTATTGTTGATAAACCTATTTATGTAAAAG CTCTCATGTCAAAAACTGCTGGATCGATCATTGAAGCTGCACTAAAAAGGGATCCTCATGAAGTTGAGTTCATACAAGCAGTACAAGAAGCAGTACATGCCTTAGAAAGGGTTATTGCAAAAAATGCTCA CTATGTCAACATTATGGAGCGCTTATTAGAACCTGAACGCATGGTTCTTTTCCGAGTTCCATGGGTCGATGACAGAGGTGAGACACATGTCAATCGAGGCTTTCGAGTTCAATTTAACCAGGCTTTGGGCCCTTGTAGGGGTGGTCTTCGTTTTCATCCATTGATGAACTTAAGCATCGCCAAGTTTCTTGGTTTTGAACAG ACTTTAAAAAATGCATTATCACCCTACAAATTAGGAGGGGCAGCAGGTGGAAGTGATTTTGATCCAAGGGGAAAAAGTGATAATGAG ATTATGCGCTTTTGTCAAAGTTTCATAAACGAGATATATCGCTACTTAGGCCCTGATAAG GACCTTCCTTCTGAGGAGATGGGTGTTGGTACGCGAGAAATGGGATATCTTTTTGGACAATATCGACGGTTAGCAGGTCATTTTGAG GGAAGTTTTACAGGACCGAGGATATTTTGGTCTGGGTCTAGCCTCCGAACAGAAGCTACTGGATATGGTCTG GTTTTCTTTGCACAGCTTATACTTGCAGACATGAATAAAGAACTCAAAGGATTAAG ATGTGTTGTAAGCGGTTCTGGGAAGATTGCGATGCATGTCCTTGAAAAGCTTATTGCTTATGGTGCCCTCCCCATTACTGTCTCAG ATTCAAAGGGATATTTAGTGGATGAAGATGGATTCGACTACGTGAAGATATCCTTTTTGAGAGACATCAAGGCTCAGCAGAGAAGTTTAAG GGACTATTCAAAGACTTATGCTCGATCTAAGTATTATGATGAAGCTAAACCTTGGAATGAAAGGTGTGATGTTGCGTTTCCTTGTGCTTACCATAATGAAATTGATCAAGCCGATGCCATAAACCTGATTAATTCTGGCTGTCGTATTCTAATAGAAG GTTCAAATATGCCCTGTACTCCTGAGGCTGTTGATGTGCTAAGAAAAGCTAATATTCTCATTGCTCCTGCAATGGCTGCAGGTGCTGGAGGG GTTGTTGCTGGAGAACTTGAATTAAACCATGCATGTAATTTGATGCATTGGTCTCCGGAGGACTTCGAATCTAAACTGCAG GAAGCTATGAAACAGACTTATCAGAGGGCCCTCAAAGCAGCAGCTGATTTTGGTTACCAAAAAGAGAGTCCCGA GGCTCTTGTTCACGGAGCAGTCATTTCTGCTTTTCTGAGTGTTGCTCAAGCTATGACTGATCAAGGTTGTGTATAA